In Streptomyces sp. NBC_01408, one DNA window encodes the following:
- a CDS encoding sigma-70 family RNA polymerase sigma factor, translating to MGVDGRDEPFGGVGGEVEAGSLPARQVPAQREPRGRHARPARAADATAGAGAGFLAGLGGESAPSDADLIARMRGGDDGAYEELFRRHADAVRRYARTCCRDGHTADDLTAEVFARTLQAVRGGAGPDQSVRAYLLTTVRRVAAAWAKTARREHLVEDFAVFAERAATGAESGAGISGLSGDDTLELGADVRAMRHAEQSLAMQAFRSLPERWQAVLWHTTVEEASPSAIAPLFGLSANATAVLASRAREGLKQAYLQAHVSSALSEGGDCARYADRLGAYARGGLRMRAERGLRKHLEECAKCRVAAGELKDVNAGIPALLPVAVIGWFAAGYAAKAAGVVAGGAVAAGGAGAAAAAAGGSTAGAGAGAGAAGGAAGGAGGAGGAAGTGAAGGAAGGAAGGAGAAGGAGGAGSGVGGAVVSEGLGLPAKAAIAAGIAVAAAAGVVFALAGDDPEPQAQAKPAPSAAAPAVPEGPAPSVPEPSPPGEEPPPARGSVPPPRTSPSPSKPAALAPPPSSSPSPSSPSSPSLSRSPSPSPSLEKPSPTPSPARPSPKPSPPQPPQGFELARLGHSAYGDHSGPEVQTWRSSWVWQRWGLEIGDRRFAQGITVNSRSSVEITLNRQCTAFSARAGVDGLSLFTDGTVRFSVYADGQRMWQSGALGHRDPAVAVQVPLAGRTSLRLVVERAGQGSLPTLASWADAVISCR from the coding sequence ATGGGCGTTGACGGGCGGGACGAGCCATTCGGTGGCGTCGGCGGCGAGGTCGAGGCGGGCAGCCTGCCCGCCCGTCAGGTCCCGGCGCAGCGCGAACCGCGTGGACGGCACGCCCGCCCCGCAAGGGCCGCCGACGCCACAGCCGGTGCCGGTGCCGGGTTCCTCGCGGGGCTCGGGGGCGAGTCGGCGCCTTCCGATGCGGACTTGATCGCCCGGATGCGTGGCGGTGACGACGGTGCGTACGAGGAGCTGTTCCGTCGCCATGCCGATGCCGTACGGCGCTATGCGCGGACCTGCTGCCGGGACGGGCACACCGCCGACGATCTGACCGCCGAGGTGTTCGCGCGGACGTTGCAGGCGGTACGGGGCGGGGCAGGGCCGGACCAGTCGGTGCGGGCCTACCTGCTGACCACGGTGCGGAGGGTCGCGGCGGCCTGGGCGAAGACAGCCAGGCGGGAGCATCTCGTCGAGGACTTCGCGGTGTTCGCGGAGCGGGCGGCCACGGGCGCGGAGAGCGGCGCGGGGATCTCCGGGCTGTCGGGGGACGACACGCTCGAACTGGGCGCGGACGTCCGGGCGATGCGGCACGCCGAGCAGTCTCTGGCCATGCAGGCCTTCCGGAGCCTGCCCGAGCGGTGGCAGGCCGTGCTGTGGCACACCACCGTCGAGGAGGCCTCGCCCAGCGCCATCGCGCCGCTGTTCGGGCTGAGCGCCAACGCGACCGCGGTGCTGGCCAGCCGGGCGCGGGAGGGGCTCAAGCAGGCGTACCTGCAGGCCCATGTGAGCTCCGCCCTGAGCGAGGGCGGGGACTGCGCGCGGTATGCGGACCGGCTCGGCGCGTATGCGCGGGGCGGGCTGCGGATGCGGGCGGAGCGGGGGCTGCGCAAGCACCTGGAGGAGTGCGCGAAGTGCCGGGTGGCCGCCGGGGAGCTCAAGGACGTCAACGCGGGGATTCCCGCGCTGCTTCCGGTCGCGGTCATCGGATGGTTCGCCGCCGGGTACGCGGCCAAGGCCGCCGGAGTGGTGGCCGGGGGTGCTGTCGCCGCGGGTGGAGCAGGCGCGGCCGCGGCTGCCGCCGGCGGGTCGACCGCGGGGGCAGGCGCCGGTGCGGGTGCGGCTGGTGGGGCTGCGGGCGGGGCGGGTGGGGCGGGTGGGGCTGCGGGAACGGGGGCTGCCGGCGGCGCCGCCGGTGGGGCTGCGGGCGGTGCGGGTGCGGCCGGTGGGGCTGGTGGGGCCGGGTCGGGGGTCGGCGGAGCCGTGGTCTCCGAGGGGCTCGGGCTGCCGGCCAAGGCCGCCATTGCCGCCGGGATCGCCGTCGCCGCGGCCGCCGGGGTGGTGTTCGCGCTGGCCGGGGACGATCCCGAGCCACAGGCCCAGGCGAAGCCCGCGCCGAGTGCTGCGGCGCCGGCCGTGCCGGAGGGTCCCGCCCCGTCCGTGCCCGAGCCGAGCCCGCCCGGGGAGGAGCCGCCGCCCGCGCGGGGCTCCGTACCGCCGCCGAGGACGTCCCCGTCACCCTCGAAGCCGGCGGCCCTCGCTCCCCCGCCCTCCTCGTCCCCGTCCCCCTCGTCCCCCTCGTCCCCGTCGCTGTCCCGCTCGCCGTCTCCGTCGCCGAGCCTGGAGAAGCCCTCGCCCACGCCCTCCCCGGCCAGGCCCTCGCCGAAGCCGAGTCCGCCCCAGCCCCCGCAGGGCTTCGAGCTGGCCCGGCTCGGGCACTCGGCCTACGGGGACCACAGCGGTCCTGAGGTGCAGACCTGGCGCAGCAGCTGGGTGTGGCAGCGCTGGGGGCTGGAGATCGGCGACCGGCGGTTCGCGCAGGGCATCACCGTGAACTCCCGTTCCTCGGTGGAGATCACCCTGAACCGGCAGTGCACCGCCTTCTCGGCGCGGGCCGGGGTGGACGGCCTGTCGCTGTTCACCGACGGCACGGTGCGGTTCTCCGTATACGCCGACGGGCAGCGGATGTGGCAGTCCGGGGCCCTGGGGCACCGGGATCCGGCCGTGGCCGTGCAGGTCCCGCTGGCCGGGCGCACGAGCCTGCGGCTGGTGGTGGAACGGGCCGGGCAGGGCAGTCTGCCGACCCTGGCGAGCTGGGCCGACGCGGTGATCAGCTGCCGTTGA
- a CDS encoding NAD(P)/FAD-dependent oxidoreductase: MVKAANSRGTAPGTPPRTRILIVGGGYVGMYTALRLQRKLRAGEAEVTVVTPEPYMTYQPFLPEAAAGSISPRHVVVPLRRVLSACRIVIGQAQRIDHAKRTVTVTTLATEDEGAGPLEIAYDELVLAPGSISRTLPIPGLADYAIGFKTVEEAIGLRNHVIEQMDIASSTRDPALRDAALTFVFVGGGYAGVEALAELEDMARYAARYYHNIKPEDMKWVLVEASDRILPEVGPEMGVYTVRELRRRNIDVRLETRLDSCENRVAVLSDGARFPTRTVVWTAGVKPHPVLADSDLPTNERGRLTCTAFLTVEGVEHAFAAGDAAAVPDITAPADATGPRRECAPNAQHAVRQAKVLADNLLASLRGEVLTEYAHKYVGSVASLGLHKGVAHIYGRKIKGYPAWFMHRAYHLSRVPTYNRKMRVLAEWTLSGLFKREIVSLGSLEHPRAEFELAAGGGPKAPPPHPAPNPPQDSQG, from the coding sequence GTGGTGAAGGCTGCTAACTCCCGGGGCACGGCCCCCGGCACCCCGCCCCGGACGCGCATCCTCATCGTCGGCGGCGGCTACGTCGGCATGTACACGGCCCTCCGGCTCCAGCGGAAGCTCAGAGCGGGCGAAGCCGAGGTCACGGTGGTCACTCCCGAGCCCTACATGACCTACCAGCCCTTCCTGCCCGAGGCAGCCGCCGGCTCTATCTCCCCCCGCCACGTCGTGGTCCCGTTGCGCCGCGTCCTCAGCGCCTGCCGCATCGTCATCGGCCAGGCCCAACGCATCGACCACGCCAAACGGACCGTGACCGTCACCACCCTCGCCACCGAGGACGAGGGCGCCGGTCCGCTCGAGATCGCCTACGACGAGCTCGTCCTCGCTCCCGGCTCCATCTCCCGCACGCTCCCCATCCCGGGACTCGCCGACTACGCCATCGGATTCAAGACCGTGGAAGAGGCCATCGGCCTGCGCAACCACGTCATCGAACAGATGGACATCGCCTCCTCCACCCGCGACCCCGCCCTCCGCGACGCCGCCCTCACCTTCGTCTTCGTCGGCGGCGGCTACGCGGGCGTCGAAGCCCTCGCGGAACTCGAGGACATGGCCCGCTACGCGGCGCGGTACTACCACAACATCAAGCCCGAGGACATGAAGTGGGTGCTGGTCGAGGCCAGCGACCGGATCCTTCCCGAGGTCGGCCCCGAGATGGGCGTGTACACGGTCCGCGAACTGCGCCGCCGCAACATCGACGTCCGCCTGGAGACCCGCCTTGACTCCTGCGAGAACAGAGTGGCCGTCCTCAGCGACGGCGCCCGCTTCCCCACCCGCACCGTCGTGTGGACGGCCGGCGTGAAACCGCACCCGGTGCTGGCCGACTCCGACCTGCCCACGAACGAACGCGGCCGCCTCACCTGCACCGCCTTCCTCACCGTCGAGGGCGTCGAGCACGCCTTCGCGGCCGGCGACGCGGCAGCCGTCCCCGACATCACCGCCCCCGCGGACGCCACGGGCCCGCGCCGCGAATGCGCCCCCAACGCCCAGCACGCCGTCCGCCAGGCCAAGGTCCTCGCCGACAACCTGCTCGCCTCCCTCCGCGGCGAGGTCCTCACGGAGTACGCCCACAAGTACGTCGGCTCCGTCGCCTCCCTCGGCCTGCACAAGGGCGTCGCGCACATCTACGGCCGCAAGATCAAGGGATACCCCGCCTGGTTCATGCACCGCGCGTACCACCTCAGCCGCGTCCCCACTTACAACCGCAAGATGCGCGTCCTCGCCGAATGGACCCTCTCCGGCCTCTTCAAGCGCGAGATCGTTTCTCTGGGCTCCCTCGAACATCCCAGGGCAGAATTCGAACTGGCCGCGGGTGGCGGCCCCAAGGCCCCACCACCCCACCCCGCCCCCAACCCCCCGCAGGACAGCCAGGGCTGA
- a CDS encoding TetR/AcrR family transcriptional regulator yields MNISDFHGSATALSVESNGRVVAGGSTTHGVGRSTPLRVDAQRNLEHVLRAAREVFGELGYGAPMEDVARRARVGVGTVYRRFPSKDVLVRRIAEEETARLTEQARTALGQEEEPWQALSRFLRTSVASGAGRLLPPQVLRVGSASEDGVEEAEAARVPHQRQAVVAGAAPELRVVGTRAPVEDEPADDSGAGALLEVVGRLVDRAREAGELRADVTVADVLLVIATAAPALPDPAHQAAASTRLLDILLEGLRSRTA; encoded by the coding sequence ATGAACATTTCCGATTTCCATGGTTCTGCGACCGCACTCTCGGTCGAGAGCAACGGTCGTGTCGTCGCAGGCGGCAGCACGACGCACGGCGTGGGCCGCTCCACGCCGCTGCGCGTCGATGCCCAGCGCAATCTCGAACACGTCCTGCGAGCGGCACGCGAGGTCTTCGGCGAGCTGGGCTACGGGGCTCCGATGGAGGACGTGGCACGGCGGGCGCGGGTCGGTGTCGGCACGGTGTACCGCCGCTTCCCGAGCAAGGACGTCCTGGTCCGGCGGATAGCCGAGGAAGAGACCGCACGGCTGACCGAGCAGGCCAGGACCGCGCTCGGCCAGGAGGAGGAGCCGTGGCAGGCGCTCTCGCGCTTCCTGCGCACCTCCGTGGCCTCGGGTGCCGGGCGGCTGCTGCCGCCGCAGGTGCTGCGGGTCGGCTCGGCGAGCGAGGACGGCGTCGAGGAGGCCGAGGCGGCGCGGGTTCCGCACCAGCGCCAGGCCGTGGTGGCCGGGGCGGCTCCCGAGCTGCGGGTCGTGGGTACGCGGGCTCCGGTCGAGGACGAGCCCGCGGACGACTCCGGTGCGGGTGCGCTGCTCGAGGTCGTCGGCCGGCTGGTGGACCGCGCCCGGGAGGCGGGTGAACTGCGCGCCGACGTCACGGTGGCCGATGTGCTGCTCGTGATAGCGACGGCCGCGCCCGCACTGCCGGACCCCGCGCACCAGGCGGCGGCTTCGACCCGGCTGCTCGACATCCTGCTCGAAGGGCTGCGCTCCAGGACCGCGTGA
- a CDS encoding MarR family winged helix-turn-helix transcriptional regulator, which produces MGDTPDGTTPVHEPSLDEQIAVYQREFQDLDPQVEKVVSALSRLNRRMNVAYGRQTAALGISNAEWEVLKALVISGAPYRMGPSELAKQLGLTPAAMTHRIDRMTAEGLVTRERDENNRVRVIVELTDEGRSKWLDAMRAATVFEEDLLQDLSTAERGVLGDMLTRLLDRVEDLQSPS; this is translated from the coding sequence ATGGGTGACACCCCCGACGGCACTACGCCCGTCCACGAGCCGAGCCTCGATGAGCAGATCGCCGTCTACCAGCGCGAGTTCCAGGACCTCGACCCCCAGGTCGAGAAGGTGGTCTCGGCGCTGAGCCGGCTGAACCGCCGCATGAACGTCGCGTACGGACGCCAGACCGCGGCCCTGGGCATCAGCAACGCGGAGTGGGAAGTCCTCAAGGCCCTGGTCATCTCGGGCGCCCCCTACCGGATGGGCCCGAGCGAGCTCGCGAAGCAGCTGGGCCTGACGCCGGCGGCGATGACCCACCGGATCGACCGCATGACGGCCGAAGGCCTGGTCACCCGGGAGCGGGACGAGAACAACCGGGTCCGCGTGATCGTGGAGCTCACCGACGAGGGCCGCAGCAAGTGGCTCGACGCGATGCGCGCCGCCACGGTCTTCGAGGAGGACCTCCTCCAGGACCTCTCCACCGCGGAACGCGGGGTGCTGGGCGACATGCTCACCCGCCTCCTGGACCGCGTGGAAGACCTCCAGTCGCCGAGTTGA
- a CDS encoding MFS transporter: MGAAMRRIQAGNALTAFGIGFTVPFLYIYVAQVRGLGSMAATSAFVAFALGALVALPLTGRVIDRRGPVPVVIGAAVAASAGALALGLSTGVVPILLSALALGAGQAVMQPALATMIVWCSTPSTRTRAFALQFFMQNLGLGIGGLIGGQIVDETRPGSFTLLFGIEAVMFLVLAGVILTVRMPHSPVIKDATPKDPAQAGGNGWKRVLQHQAMVKLLVLGFVIFFACYGQFESGLAAFGTEAAGISPSTLGFALAANTGAIVVAQFVVLRLVEKRRRSRVIALVGLIWTVAWVVAGFSGLGHGSAVMAAAAFVTTYALFGIGEAMLSPTLAPLVADLAPEGSVGQYNSAFALVKQMALALGPLGVPLGAGVPMLYIGVFVVVSLGIAWLALRLGKQLTPAQDNPSLSRVVAQGSPAVAAKASVAEPVHA; encoded by the coding sequence ATGGGCGCTGCGATGCGGCGGATCCAGGCCGGGAACGCGCTGACCGCGTTCGGCATCGGTTTCACGGTTCCGTTCCTCTACATCTACGTGGCGCAGGTGCGAGGTCTGGGTTCCATGGCGGCCACGAGTGCGTTCGTGGCCTTCGCTCTGGGTGCTCTCGTCGCGCTGCCCCTCACCGGACGGGTGATCGACCGACGTGGTCCGGTCCCCGTGGTCATCGGTGCGGCCGTGGCCGCCTCGGCGGGTGCGCTCGCGCTCGGGCTCTCCACCGGCGTGGTGCCGATCCTGCTGTCCGCCCTGGCGCTCGGCGCCGGGCAGGCCGTGATGCAGCCGGCGCTCGCCACGATGATCGTCTGGTGCTCCACGCCGTCCACCCGGACCCGCGCCTTCGCCCTGCAGTTCTTCATGCAGAACCTGGGCCTGGGCATCGGCGGTCTCATCGGCGGCCAGATCGTCGACGAGACCCGGCCGGGGAGCTTCACCCTGCTGTTCGGCATCGAGGCCGTGATGTTCCTGGTGCTGGCGGGGGTCATCCTCACCGTGCGGATGCCGCACTCGCCGGTCATCAAGGACGCCACGCCGAAGGACCCGGCCCAGGCGGGCGGGAACGGCTGGAAGCGGGTGCTGCAGCACCAGGCCATGGTCAAGCTGCTGGTTCTGGGCTTCGTGATCTTCTTCGCCTGTTACGGACAGTTCGAGTCCGGTCTCGCCGCCTTCGGTACCGAGGCCGCCGGGATCTCCCCCTCCACGCTGGGCTTCGCGCTCGCCGCCAACACCGGCGCGATCGTCGTGGCGCAGTTCGTGGTGCTGCGGCTCGTCGAGAAGCGCCGCCGGTCCCGGGTGATCGCGCTGGTCGGGCTGATCTGGACCGTGGCCTGGGTCGTCGCCGGGTTCTCGGGGCTGGGGCACGGCAGCGCGGTGATGGCCGCCGCCGCGTTCGTCACCACGTACGCGCTCTTCGGCATCGGCGAGGCCATGCTGTCGCCGACGCTGGCGCCGCTGGTGGCCGATCTGGCGCCCGAGGGCTCGGTGGGTCAGTACAACTCGGCCTTCGCGCTGGTCAAGCAGATGGCGCTGGCGCTGGGACCGCTCGGCGTTCCGCTGGGGGCGGGCGTTCCGATGCTCTACATCGGGGTCTTCGTCGTGGTCTCGCTCGGGATCGCCTGGCTGGCACTGCGGCTCGGCAAGCAGCTGACCCCGGCGCAGGACAACCCCTCGCTGTCGAGGGTCGTGGCGCAGGGCAGCCCGGCCGTGGCGGCCAAGGCGTCGGTCGCGGAGCCCGTCCACGCGTAA
- a CDS encoding ATP-binding SpoIIE family protein phosphatase, protein MNFTRWSARFPGTQRRAAARTEHAAAQAKRGEGSVPAARGGRADPGTERAADAGPADPTVSGTGTGTGSTTGPTTGTGSAQAARPDVLAAVPSLDELSVREVLGRLPALVALVHGPEHRVAYVNDAYTAGFGTRTTGAPAHESLPELGELGLLPLLDQVQRSGKPRTAKNRTAPGGTSSYTVTCTPVEFPKTDTASDPEPHHTGVLVHLADVTDHAEAVERLRASERRQREAAVTLQRSLLPQELEQPDDLRVAATYQPGGTEAAVGGDWYDVITLGAGRTALVIGDVMGRGVRAAAVMGQLRTAVRAYARLDLPPHEVLQLLDGLAAEIDASQIATCVYAVHDPNEGLLVYASAGHLPILVRDEDGTVRRAADPTGPPLGTGGWLHTSGTIALGPGSTAVLYTDGLVERRGEDIDEGVAALERALSGAQGTPAVICDRLMRALGVDADHDDDVAVMVLQQPARTGQDAELFHNAALELLGGIEAAPRARAFAQGVLASWRFPVELCDLGVLAASELVANSLQHGTPPMRLRLRRTDRRLIIEVTDGDDHLPRRRRAEPADETGRGISIVATIASSWGSRRTPGGGKAVWCEFALPNK, encoded by the coding sequence GTGAACTTCACGCGCTGGAGCGCCCGGTTTCCCGGAACGCAGCGCCGCGCCGCCGCCCGGACCGAACACGCCGCAGCCCAGGCCAAGCGGGGCGAAGGCTCCGTCCCGGCCGCCCGCGGCGGCCGCGCCGACCCCGGAACCGAGCGGGCCGCCGACGCGGGCCCCGCCGACCCCACGGTCTCCGGGACCGGCACCGGCACGGGCAGCACGACCGGACCCACGACCGGAACCGGAAGCGCCCAGGCCGCGCGGCCGGACGTCCTCGCCGCCGTGCCCTCCCTCGACGAGCTCTCCGTACGGGAGGTCCTCGGCCGGCTCCCGGCCCTCGTCGCCCTCGTCCACGGCCCCGAGCACCGCGTCGCCTACGTGAACGACGCCTACACCGCCGGCTTCGGCACCCGCACCACCGGCGCCCCCGCCCACGAATCCCTCCCCGAACTCGGCGAGCTCGGCCTCCTGCCGCTCCTCGACCAGGTCCAGCGCAGCGGCAAGCCCCGTACCGCCAAGAACCGCACCGCCCCCGGCGGCACCAGCTCGTACACCGTCACCTGCACCCCCGTCGAGTTCCCCAAGACCGACACCGCGAGCGACCCCGAACCGCACCACACCGGCGTCCTGGTCCACCTCGCCGACGTCACCGACCACGCCGAAGCGGTCGAACGGCTCCGCGCCAGCGAACGCCGCCAGCGCGAGGCCGCCGTCACCCTCCAGCGCTCCCTCCTCCCGCAGGAGCTCGAACAGCCCGACGACCTCCGCGTCGCCGCCACCTACCAGCCCGGAGGCACCGAGGCCGCCGTCGGAGGCGACTGGTACGACGTCATCACCCTCGGCGCCGGCCGCACCGCCCTCGTCATCGGCGACGTCATGGGCCGCGGAGTCCGCGCCGCCGCCGTCATGGGCCAGCTGCGCACCGCCGTCCGCGCGTACGCCCGCCTCGACCTGCCCCCGCACGAGGTGCTCCAGCTCCTCGACGGCCTCGCCGCCGAGATCGACGCCAGCCAGATCGCCACCTGCGTGTACGCGGTGCACGACCCCAACGAGGGCCTGCTCGTGTACGCCTCCGCCGGCCACCTCCCGATCCTCGTCCGGGACGAGGACGGCACCGTACGCCGCGCCGCCGACCCCACCGGCCCGCCGCTCGGCACCGGCGGCTGGCTGCACACCTCCGGCACCATCGCACTGGGCCCCGGCTCCACCGCCGTCCTCTACACCGACGGCCTGGTCGAACGCCGCGGCGAGGACATCGACGAGGGCGTCGCCGCCCTGGAGCGCGCCCTCTCCGGCGCGCAGGGCACCCCCGCGGTCATCTGCGACCGCCTGATGCGCGCCCTCGGAGTCGACGCCGACCACGACGACGACGTCGCCGTGATGGTCCTCCAGCAGCCGGCCCGCACCGGCCAGGACGCCGAGCTGTTCCACAACGCCGCCCTGGAGCTCCTCGGCGGCATCGAGGCGGCCCCGCGCGCCCGCGCCTTCGCCCAGGGCGTCCTCGCCTCCTGGCGCTTTCCCGTCGAACTGTGCGACCTCGGGGTCCTGGCGGCGAGCGAGCTCGTCGCGAACTCCCTCCAGCACGGCACCCCGCCCATGCGCCTGCGACTGCGCCGCACCGACCGACGCCTGATCATCGAAGTCACCGACGGGGACGACCACCTCCCCCGCCGCCGCCGCGCCGAACCGGCCGACGAGACCGGCCGGGGCATCTCGATCGTCGCGACCATCGCCTCCTCCTGGGGCTCCCGCCGCACCCCGGGCGGCGGCAAGGCCGTCTGGTGCGAGTTCGCCCTGCCGAACAAGTAA